One genomic segment of Pseudoalteromonas sp. GCY includes these proteins:
- a CDS encoding transketolase family protein — MRNAFARVLTELAKHDESLLLFYADIGNRLFNPLKEFAEDRTINAGIAEANMASMAAGSAMMGHKPFIYTITPFTTARNFEQIKIDIAYQNQPVIIVGTGSGLSYANLGPTHHSFEDLALMRALPNMHIVCPADAYELEQLMPQLIELNAPCYFRIGKKNEPEVHEGNPALTFGKVHVMCPGKRIAVLSTGTIMPLAQELVSVLNERGLSPELVSFHTVKPLDEDYLNDAMTRFDHVITLEEHNVSGGFGSAVLEYFSEQANWPRVHRFGIPDRFIDQVHSTADARAKAGLTVADIMSTLSERGVV; from the coding sequence ATGAGAAACGCTTTTGCACGAGTATTGACTGAACTTGCCAAGCACGATGAGTCTCTCTTACTATTTTATGCTGATATCGGCAATCGATTATTCAACCCGCTAAAAGAGTTTGCCGAAGACCGTACAATCAATGCTGGGATCGCCGAGGCAAACATGGCATCCATGGCGGCAGGCAGTGCAATGATGGGACACAAGCCTTTCATCTACACTATCACCCCGTTTACTACCGCACGAAACTTTGAACAAATAAAGATTGATATTGCCTATCAGAATCAGCCTGTGATCATCGTCGGAACCGGCTCCGGTTTATCGTATGCGAACCTAGGCCCAACTCATCACTCATTCGAAGATCTTGCTCTGATGCGTGCACTACCTAACATGCATATCGTTTGCCCAGCCGACGCTTATGAGTTAGAACAACTGATGCCGCAGCTGATAGAACTTAACGCCCCTTGTTACTTTAGAATTGGTAAGAAAAACGAGCCAGAAGTCCACGAGGGCAATCCAGCCCTTACCTTCGGTAAAGTGCATGTAATGTGCCCAGGTAAACGCATTGCCGTGCTAAGTACTGGTACCATTATGCCTCTTGCACAAGAATTAGTGAGCGTATTAAACGAGCGTGGATTATCACCGGAGCTGGTCAGTTTTCACACAGTTAAGCCGCTCGACGAAGATTACCTAAACGATGCGATGACCCGTTTTGACCATGTGATAACACTCGAAGAACACAATGTCAGTGGTGGCTTTGGTAGTGCTGTGCTGGAGTATTTTAGTGAGCAAGCAAACTGGCCACGAGTGCACCGTTTCGGGATCCCGGACCGCTTTATCGATCAGGTACATTCCACCGCAGATGCTAGGGCCAAAGCAGGCCTGACTGTTGCTGATATTATGAGTACCTTGTCAGAGCGAGGTGTGGTGTGA
- a CDS encoding transketolase has protein sequence MTLNSIAAQIRYTLCDVSSQTKTPHLGSCLSCVDILTVLYWRTMHITPNNPANPERDYFLLGKGHAASALYTTLAYRDYVSPNALYEHGQTGSQFEEHPGIHAPAGVETVSGSLGHALSLATGMALSKQLQGAKNRFYVLMGDGEINEGTVWEAAMFAAGKRLSNLVAIVDFNKLQGTGESTEIMHLEPLEEKWRAFGWHTMRVDGHDLGALEQALETAKSIQQPVCIVADTVKGKGVSFMENDNNWHYRIPTEEEVAQAKQELGIS, from the coding sequence ATGACTCTGAACTCCATCGCAGCGCAGATCCGTTACACCCTGTGTGACGTATCCAGCCAGACTAAAACACCACACCTAGGCAGTTGTTTGTCCTGCGTTGATATTCTGACCGTATTGTATTGGCGTACAATGCATATCACACCCAACAACCCAGCTAATCCTGAGCGCGATTACTTTTTACTTGGTAAAGGGCATGCCGCCAGTGCACTGTACACTACTCTCGCCTATCGTGATTACGTTTCTCCAAATGCGCTGTACGAACATGGCCAGACTGGCAGCCAGTTTGAAGAGCACCCCGGAATACATGCCCCTGCAGGCGTAGAAACGGTTTCGGGGTCTCTGGGCCACGCTTTATCTTTAGCAACCGGTATGGCTCTGAGCAAACAACTACAAGGCGCTAAAAACCGCTTTTATGTGCTCATGGGTGACGGCGAGATCAATGAAGGTACGGTCTGGGAGGCGGCAATGTTTGCAGCCGGAAAACGCTTAAGTAACCTAGTTGCCATTGTCGACTTTAACAAACTACAAGGCACAGGTGAAAGTACCGAAATTATGCACCTAGAGCCGCTTGAAGAGAAATGGCGTGCGTTCGGCTGGCATACAATGCGCGTCGATGGTCATGATCTTGGTGCGCTGGAACAGGCTTTGGAAACCGCAAAGTCCATCCAACAACCAGTGTGCATAGTCGCTGATACCGTTAAAGGAAAAGGCGTGTCATTTATGGAAAACGACAACAACTGGCACTACCGAATTCCAACTGAAGAAGAAGTTGCTCAGGCTAAACAGGAACTGGGAATATCATGA
- a CDS encoding class I SAM-dependent methyltransferase, giving the protein MLGQEIDLLSNYPKSKRDTKGRAQVITDADREIARQYGKDFFDGDRTYGYGGFHYFPRFWQPVVPDLQSHFGLTKASSLLDVGCAKGFMLYDLQQLIPGIKLRGLDVSEYALEHAKEEVKDLLTLGDAKSLPFEDNSFDVVMSINTIHNLEESECAMALREIERVSRGKAFITVDAYRNEEEKERMMEWALTAKTIMHVDDWKQFFKDNGYTGDFYWFIP; this is encoded by the coding sequence ATGTTAGGACAAGAAATAGATTTACTTAGCAACTACCCCAAATCAAAGCGCGACACCAAAGGTAGAGCACAAGTTATTACGGATGCCGACAGAGAGATCGCAAGGCAGTACGGCAAGGACTTTTTTGATGGTGACAGAACCTATGGCTACGGTGGCTTTCATTATTTCCCTCGCTTTTGGCAACCTGTAGTGCCAGATTTACAATCTCACTTTGGCCTCACAAAAGCTTCTAGTCTATTGGATGTTGGCTGTGCAAAAGGCTTTATGCTTTATGACTTACAACAGTTGATACCTGGAATTAAATTACGTGGCTTGGATGTATCAGAGTACGCACTTGAACATGCAAAAGAAGAAGTCAAAGATTTACTGACATTAGGTGACGCTAAATCCTTACCGTTTGAAGATAATTCCTTTGATGTTGTGATGTCTATTAATACTATCCACAACCTTGAGGAAAGTGAGTGCGCAATGGCGCTACGCGAAATTGAACGCGTCAGTCGAGGAAAAGCTTTTATCACCGTCGATGCCTACCGCAACGAAGAAGAAAAAGAGCGCATGATGGAGTGGGCATTAACAGCTAAAACCATAATGCACGTGGATGATTGGAAACAATTTTTCAAAGACAACGGTTACACTGGCGATTTTTATTGGTTTATTCCATAG